The Zygotorulaspora mrakii chromosome 3, complete sequence genome includes a region encoding these proteins:
- the HIS2 gene encoding histidinol-phosphatase (similar to Saccharomyces cerevisiae HIS2 (YFR025C); ancestral locus Anc_1.351), producing MHSHHSHSGDYVAHGVDPLEDIVAQVVKMKFHTYCLTEHMPRIDEKFVYPEEMEGVENSSEAIDRLKTNFEKYLAHAKTIKNRPNEFGTKFLIGIEVESCDQNHIDFAKKFIAQNAETIQFCVGSVHHVNKIPIDFDQENWDRSLAASGNNLKKFLIEYYDTQYRMLTALKPLIVGHVDLYKLYLADEMKLDPVTGECGEHGVGVGSFSIMSQWKSVRDALIRNLKFVDSYGGAIEISTSALRKKLKEPYPSKDICKLVEQYCGGRFVLSDDAHAVSHVGTCYDQALRYILDTLTLKEMYYLAENDDNDVFLKSIPIADFKSNVFWKSNYNIEI from the coding sequence ATGCATTCACATCACTCCCATTCCGGGGATTACGTGGCGCATGGCGTCGATCCCTTGGAGGATATTGTAGCGCAAGTTGTAAAGATGAAATTCCATACATATTGTCTAACCGAGCATATGCCAAGAATTGATGAGAAATTTGTGTATCCAGAGGAAATGGAAGGTGTCGAGAATAGTTCTGAAGCAATTGATAGATTGAAAACCAACTTTGAGAAGTATCTGGCTCATGCAAAGACAATCAAAAACAGACCAAATGAATTTGGTACAAAGTTTTTGATTGGTATTGAGGTCGAAAGCTGCGATCAGAATCACATTGACtttgccaaaaaattcattgcTCAAAACGCCGAAACAATCCAGTTTTGTGTCGGATCAGTGCATCATGTTAACAAGATCccaattgattttgatcaaGAGAATTGGGATCGATCTTTGGCTGCGTCCGGtaataatttgaaaaaatttcttatcGAATATTATGATACCCAATATCGAATGCTGACAGCTCTCAAACCGCTAATTGTTGGACATGTTGATTTATACAAACTATATCTGGctgatgaaatgaaattgGATCCCGTCACAGGTGAATGCGGAGAACACGGTGTTGGTGTCGGCTCATTCTCAATTATGAGTCAGTGGAAATCAGTGAGAGATGCTTTAATAAGAAATTTAAAGTTTGTAGACTCTTATGGAGGAGCCATTGAGATCAGTACATCAGCATTGCGtaaaaaactgaaagaaCCTTACCCAAGTAAGGATATTTGTAAACTCGTGGAACAGTATTGTGGTGGTAGATTTGTTTTGAGCGATGATGCTCACGCAGTCTCACATGTTGGAACATGTTACGACCAAGCATTGAGGTACATCCTTGATACGTTAACTCTGAAGGAGATGTACTATTTAGcagaaaatgatgataatgatgttTTCCTGAAGAGCATTCCAATAGCAGATTTCAAGTCCAACGTATTTTGGAAAAGCAATTACAACATTGAAATTTAG
- the PES4 gene encoding Pes4p (similar to Saccharomyces cerevisiae PES4 (YFR023W) and MIP6 (YHR015W); ancestral locus Anc_1.357) — MIPFNSRSKVSILGNISLNVQRGTELSLKKELEKYKTPAQLEHIAIEKDENNSTSSRSSQSETSDIVKLAGSSCAAANTGFERKNTTLESKPTVALFIGDLHKRVTEDVLETYFSKYNSLVSTKICKDSSSGESLGYGYLNFSKQEDADLATEEFNYRLIMGNEVRIMPSLRNTFFRKNMGTNVFFSNLPLENSSLTTRVFYDTFKIYGKILSCKLDKRKNIGFVYFENDQAARNVIKDYNENMFYGNKILCGIHFDKDFRKFPDFEKRKTSLEAITIPKEEFTSSDGEKTVIEHDSNNQVPHPNSIFVTNLPLGSSNEELLNYFSKIGPVKSVFSSRAVKYNSLWAFITYKKGIDTKKAIENCNGKSFKENVLKVVKAEPRENKHASYENPKTMVYFENASLICNEEFLTQLCIQERIKVSKIQITSYDESSMTYSGYVKCNTKNFAKRLFESLNQRLIGGSVVRCLWMRPNGMKISSIMAAKLPCPADYKDVQQLQLQLQQQLLCQREQHSLQSQQQQQQQQQQQQQQQQQQQQQQQQQSQMLLLPFYQPLVYSGHSFSSQSMGQVPCRNPNTFSWMEEQQQKQVLEYLKRQVKKGIDFLKYPVATRAESIVCIAEYIFDVYWRRDINTLTKFLLLTNSSTQNESILQTQIEEAAKYLGFAR, encoded by the coding sequence atgatccCTTTCAACTCCAGGAGTAAAGTTAGCATTCTTGGCAATATTTCTTTAAATGTCCAAAGAGGAACAGAGTTGTCTTTAAAGAAggaacttgaaaaatataaaacaCCTGCGCAATTGGAACATATAgccattgaaaaagatgaaaacaaCTCTACATCTTCTAGGTCATCTCAATCTGAGACTTCTGATATTGTTAAGCTTGCGGGGAGTAGTTGTGCGGCTGCAAACACGGGTTTCGAAAGGAAAAATACCACATTGGAAAGTAAGCCAACGGTCGCCCTGTTTATAGGTGATCTACATAAACGGGTTACAGAAGACGTACTAGAAACCTATTTCTCGAAATACAATTCTTTAGTATCCACAAAGATTTGCAAGGATTCTTCTAGTGGAGAGTCTTTAGGATATGGGTATCTAAACTTCTCCAAACAAGAAGATGCAGATCTGGCAACGGAGGAATTTAATTACAGGCTAATCATGGGTAATGAGGTGAGAATCATGCCATCTTTAAGAAATACATTTTTCCGTAAAAATATGGGTACCAATGTCTTTTTCTCTAATCTACCACTAGAAAACTCTTCTTTGACAACGAGGGTATTTTATGacactttcaaaatatatgGGAAAATCCTTTCTTGTAAATTAGATAAAAGGAAGAATATTGGTTTTGtctattttgaaaatgatcaagCCGCCAGAAATGTGATAAAAGATTATAATGAGAATATGTTTTATGGCAATAAGATTTTGTGTGGAATTCATTTTGACAAAGATTTTAGGAAGTTTCCAGATTTCGAAAAACGGAAAACTAGTCTAGAAGCAATaacaattccaaaagaagaattcaCTTCCTCTGATGGTGAAAAAACTGTCATAGAACATGATTCAAATAATCAAGTGCCCCAtccaaattcaatttttgtgaCTAATTTACCTTTGGGCTCTTCGAATGAAGAACTTCTGAATTACTTCAGTAAAATTGGGCCCGTCAAATCTGTTTTCTCATCGAGGGCTGTTAAATATAATTCACTGTGGGCTTTTATTACTTATAAGAAAGGAATAGACACAAAAAAGGCAATAGAAAACTGCAATGGAAAATCATTTAAGGAGAACGTTTTGAAAGTGGTAAAAGCTGAACCAAGGGAAAATAAACATGCCAGCTATGAAAACCCTAAAACTATGGTTTATTTCGAAAATGCAAGCCTCATTTGTAATGAAGAGTTTCTCACACAACTTTGTATTCAGGAAAGGATAAAAGTATCGAAAATACAAATAACGTCTTATGATGAAAGCTCAATGACATATTCAGGATATGTTAAGTGCAATACAAagaattttgcaaaaaggTTATTTGAGTCATTGAATCAAAGATTAATTGGAGGCTCCGTCGTAAGATGCTTATGGATGAGACCAAATGGAATGAAAATCTCTTCAATTATGGCAGCAAAACTTCCTTGCCCTGCTGATTATAAAGATGTCCAACAACTGCAACTGCAACTGCAGCAACAATTGCTTTGCCAACGTGAACAACATTCACTGCAGTCccagcagcaacagcagcaacaacaacaacaacaacaacaacaacaacaacagcaacaacaacagcaacaacagcaatcTCAAATGCTGCTCCTGCCATTCTATCAGCCGTTAGTTTATTCTGGGcactctttttcatctcaaTCCATGGGCCAAGTACCATGTAGGAACCCCAATACATTTTCATGGATGGAGGAACAACAGCAAAAACAAGTATTAGAATACCTTAAGAGACAGGTCAAAAAGGGCattgactttttgaaataccCAGTCGCAACAAGAGCAGAGAGTATAGTCTGTATAGCggaatatatttttgatgtttACTGGCGCCGGGATATCAATACGCTGACCAAATTTCTATTGTTGACGAATTCTAGCACACAAAATGAGAGTATTTTACAAACCCAAATTGAAGAGGCTGCAAAATATCTTGGTTTTGCAAGATAG
- the DED81 gene encoding asparagine--tRNA ligase DED81 (similar to Saccharomyces cerevisiae DED81 (YHR019C); ancestral locus Anc_1.353) codes for MSCLYINESAGADEISGKGTEESPYKTAAFALFCHREANGSDSAEPKLLVFKTEDKEYQEISASALKKARKGCDGLLKKALKQKEQESKKQQQEADNAAKELASLKIKIEENKSLPKAEKSKICKAYEKVGQRVKVSGWIHRLRSNKKVIFIVLRDGTGFIQCVLSGDLAIAKQTLDLSLESSVILYGTVTKVPEGKNAPGGVELAVDYYEVVGLAPSGEDAFTNKIAEGADPSLLLDQRHLVLRGETISAVMKVRAALLRAVRRVFEEEHMTEVNPPCMVQTQVEGGSTLFGFDYYGEEAYLTQSSQLYLETCLAALGDVYCVQESFRAEKSHTRRHLSEYTHIEAELCFLDFNDLLNVIENLLVKSVKYVMEDPVAGPLLKQLNPNFKPPQSPFMRLEYKDAIEWLKEHDIRNENGEIFKFGDDIAEAAERKMTDTIGVPILLTRFPVEIKSFYMKRCADDPRVTESVDVLMPTVGEITGGSMRIDSTEELMEGFKREGIDPKAYYWFIDQRKYGTCPHGGFGLGTERILAWLCDRFTVRDCTLYPRFTGRCKP; via the coding sequence ATGTCTTGTCTCTACATCAATGAATCAGCTGGTGCAGATGAAATTAGTGGAAAAGGTACCGAGGAGTCTCCTTATAAAACAGCAGCATTTGCGCTATTCTGTCATCGAGAGGCCAATGGATCAGATTCTGCGGAACCCAAACTTTTGGTGTTTAAGACCGAAGATAAGGagtatcaagaaatttcagCATCCGCATTGAAGAAAGCACGCAAGGGTTGCGATGGTTTGCTGAAAAAAGCTCTCAAACAGAAGGAGCAAGAATCGAAAAAGCAACAGCAAGAAGCTGACAATGCAGCCAAGGAGTTAGCATCCCTGAAGATCAAAATCGAGGAGAACAAGTCCCTTCCAAAGGCTGAAAAGTCCAAGATTTGCAAGGCTTACGAGAAAGTGGGTCAAAGAGTTAAGGTTTCTGGTTGGATTCATAGATTGCGTTCAAACAAGAAGGTGATCTTCATTGTTTTGAGAGACGGTACAGGCTTCATTCAGTGCGTTCTCTCAGGTGATCTTGCCATTGCGAAACAGACCCTTGATTTATCGTTGGAATCAAGTGTCATCCTCTATGGTACTGTAACAAAGGTTCCTGAAGGTAAGAATGCTCCAGGAGGTGTTGAGTTGGCAGTCGATTATTACGAGGTTGTTGGTCTTGCGCCATCTGGTGAGGACGCCTTCACCAACAAGATTGCAGAGGGGGCAGACCCATCCCTGTTGTTGGATCAACGCCACTTGGTCCTAAGAGGTGAAACTATATCTGCAGTCATGAAGGTCCGTGCAGCTTTACTAAGGGCAGTGAGACGTGTTTTTGAGGAGGAGCATATGACCGAGGTCAATCCACCATGTATGGTTCAAACTCAGGTTGAAGGTGGATCTACTCTATTTGGCTTTGATTATTATGGAGAAGAAGCGTATCTAACACAAAGCTCTCAATTGTATTTGGAAACTTGTTTGGCTGCATTAGGCGATGTTTATTGTGTTCAAGAGTCATTCCGTGCTGAAAAGTCTCACACTAGAAGACACTTGTCTGAATATACCCACATTGAGGCTGAACTGTGTTTCTTAGACTTCAATGACTTATTGAACGTCATTGAAAATCTACTGGTCAAAAGTGTCAAATATGTTATGGAAGATCCAGTAGCCGGTCCTCTCCTCAAACAGTTAAATCCAAACTTCAAACCACCCCAGAGTCCATTCATGAGACTTGAATACAAGGATGCCATTGAATGGTTGAAAGAACATGATATCAGGAATGAAAACGgggaaattttcaaatttggtgATGATATTGCTGAAGCtgcagaaagaaaaatgacaGATACTATCGGAGTTCCAATATTATTGACAAGATTCCCtgttgaaatcaaatctttttaCATGAAACGTTGCGCGGACGATCCTCGTGTTACCGAGTCTGTCGATGTTTTGATGCCAACTGTTGGTGAGATTACCGGTGGTTCAATGAGAATTGATTCTACTGAAGAATTGATGGAAGGTTTCAAACGTGAAGGTATTGATCCAAAGGCCTATTATTGGTTCATCgatcaaagaaaatacGGTACTTGCCCTCATGGTGGTTTCGGCTTAGGTACGGAACGTATCCTTGCGTGGTTATGCGACAGATTCACTGTTAGAGACTGTACCTTATATCCACGTTTCACTGGTAGATGTAAACCATGA
- a CDS encoding SYLF and SH3 domain-containing protein (similar to Saccharomyces cerevisiae LSB3 (YFR024C- A) and YSC84 (YHR016C); ancestral locus Anc_1.356) has translation MGINNPIPRSLKSETKKAAKVLASFVKPNQVFGADQVIPPEVLKRAKGLAVITVLKAGFLFSGRAGSGVIVARLKDGTWSAPSAIALAGAGAGGMVGVELTDFVFILNSVEAVKAFSEFGTITLGGNVSVSAGPLGRNAEAAAAASAGGVSAVFAYSKSKGLYAGVSLEGSAIVERREANRKFYGNNCTAKMVLAGRVRPPPAADPLFRVLESRAFNFRSRSDDDYDDDRSGDDFYDDIPDSFDSSDTSSTRPNTRTTRQRRSGSRGYDDFDDDFDDDYDSGRQSYARGGRNRDSDNAFNDSTSDANEYYQSHRRQENRRSQPTNTRWEDDLYDRDNDVDDLSNRFSKSRISSASNGRVSRPLSEKPDFGSPRSPSSSSNAPKAVALYSFAGEESGDLPFRKGDVISILKKSESQDDWWTGKVNGREGIFPANYVELV, from the exons ATGGGTATAAATAATCCAATTCCAAGAAGTCTGAAGAGCGAAACAAA AAAAGCTGCTAAAGTTTTAGCGAGTTTTGTGAAGCCCAATCAAGTATTCGGTGCGGATCAAGTTATCCCCCCAGAAGTGTTGAAAAGAGCGAAGGGGCTAGCTGTTATTACAGTTCTAAAAGCTGGGTTTTTATTCTCGGGCAGAGCGGGATCCGGTGTGATCGTAGCAAGATTAAAAGATGGCACATGGTCAGCACCATCGGCAATCGCCCTGGCAGGAGCAGGAGCAGGGGGTATGGTTGGTGTTGAGCTGACTGATTTTGTGTTCATCCTGAATTCAGTAGAAGCTGTAAAAGCTTTCAGTGAATTCGGAACGATCACCTTAGGTGGTAACGTTTCTGTATCAGCTGGTCCCTTGGGTAGAAATGCAGAGGCTGCAGCGGCAGCTTCTGCTGGTGGTGTATCTGCGGTATTTGCTTACTCTAAGAGTAAGGGGCTGTATGCTGGTGTTTCTTTGGAAGGTTCTGCCATTGtggaaagaagagaagcAAATAGAAAGTTTTATGGCAATAATTGTACTGCAAAGATGGTTTTGGCCGGTCGTGTAAGACCACCGCCAGCTGCTGATCCTTTATTTCGTGTTCTAGAGTCAAGAgcattcaatttcagatccagaagtgatgatgattacGATGATGACCGTTCCGGGGATGATTTTTATGATGACATTCCTGATTCTTTCGATTCTTCAGATACTTCTTCTACGAGGCCGAATACCAGAACTACGAGACAAAGAAGGAGTGGATCCCGTGGTTATGATgactttgatgatgatttcgACGACGATTATGATTCAGGACGTCAAAGTTATGCGCGTGGTGGAAGGAATCGTGATTCTGATAATGCTTTCAATGATAGCACCTCGGATGCTAATGAATACTACCAGAGTCATAGGAGACAAGAAAATAGAAGATCTCAACCAACAAATACTCGTTGGGAAGATGACTTATACGATCGTGATAATGATGTAGACGATTTGTCCAAtagattttcaaaatctcgCATCTCCTCTGCAAGCAATGGTAGAGTTTCAAGACCGCTGTCTGAAAAACCAGATTTTGGCTCACCTCGTTCACCATCTTCGTCATCCAACGCACCAAAAGCTGTTGCATTGTATAGTTTTGCTGGTGAAGAAAGCGGTGATTTACCATTCAGAAAAGGTGACGTGATATCAATTCTTAAAAAATCTGAGTCCCAAGATGATTGGTGGACTGGGAAAGTTAATGGTAGGGAAGGTATTTTTCCTGCTAATTACGTGGAACTTGTTTAA
- a CDS encoding proline--tRNA ligase (similar to Saccharomyces cerevisiae YHR020W; ancestral locus Anc_1.352) — protein sequence MGVEEAFAKLCLTEKPSESTNVVKSLVFKPKTAKTATPVPIVVIALQSTSTPSPVIAKETALKDPRLARDELFQSFFQCESAKKFTLGYLCNVQSEFHLLIDAQLEALTDDMVVELNDSVFIKKEELFKFLSQFESSKSSVDFTQEVAKPEPKKSGVSNATSTISAALEDAKLIGITVDKGLDFSGWYQQILTKGEMLDYYDVSGCYILRPASYAIWEMIQKWFDEKIKSIGVQNAYFPMFVSSRVLEKEKDHVEGFAPEVAWVTRAGSSDLEEPIAIRPTSETVMYPYYAKWIRSYRDLPLKLNQWNSVVRWEFKHPQPFLRTREFLWQEGHTAHLTAEDAEAEVMQILDFYAGVYEELLAVPVVKGRKTEKEKFAGGDFTTTCEGYIPQTGRGIQGATSHHLGQNFSKMFNITVENPLGPEHPKVNVYQNSWGLSTRVIGVMVMIHSDNKGLVIPPRVSQQQAVVIPVGITKKTTDAQRSHIHESAKEVESRLKKAGIRIFGDYNDNYTPGWKFSQYELKGIPIRIEIGPKDIEKKQVVIVRRNDSNKYVVNLEELERRVPEILEELQKDLYSKAKESFDSHRVIVEDWKDFVPSLGKKNVILAPWCGETACEEDIKDSSAKKDDGEEYEQDEKAPSMGAKSLCIPFDQPKLRPGQKCIKCSLLARYYCMFGRSY from the coding sequence atggGCGTTGAAGAGGCATTTGCTAAGCTGTGTCTTACCGAAAAACCATCCGAATCTACCAATGTTGTCAAATCATTAGTTTTCAAACCTAAAACTGCCAAAACTGCCACGCCAGTTCCTATAGTTGTGATTGCATTGCAATCTACCAGCACCCCATCTCCGGTGATTGCTAAGGAAACGGCTTTGAAGGACCCCAGACTTGCTCGTGATGAGCTCTTTCAGTCGTTCTTCCAGTGTGAATCCGCTAAAAAATTCACTCTAGGATACTTGTGCAATGTACAATCTGAGTTTCATTTGCTGATTGATGCGCAATTGGAAGCATTAACAGATGATATGGTTGTCGAATTGAATGACTCagttttcatcaagaaagaggagcttttcaagtttttatCACAATTTGAATCCTCTAAATCCAGTGTCGATTTTACTCAGGAGGTTGCAAAGCCTGAACCAAAGAAGAGCGGTGTTTCAAATGCTACGTCCACTATTTCAGCAGCTTTGGAAGACGCCAAGTTGATCGGAATAACAGTGGATAAGGGTTTAGATTTCTCTGGTTGGTATCAGCAAATTCTAACTAAAGGTGAAATGTTGGACTACTATGATGTTTCCGGATGTTACATTCTAAGGCCTGCCTCCTATGCCATTTGggaaatgattcaaaaatggtttgacgaaaagatcaaaagtATTGGAGTTCAAAATGCCTATTTCCCAATGTTCGTTTCTTCCAGAGTGctagagaaagaaaaggacCATGTTGAAGGATTTGCTCCAGAAGTTGCCTGGGTCACAAGAGCAGGATCATCCGATTTGGAAGAACCTATTGCTATAAGACCCACTTCAGAAACTGTGATGTACCCATACTATGCCAAATGGATTAGATCCTACAGAGATCTGccattgaaattgaatcaatgGAACTCTGTTGTGAGATGGGAATTCAAGCATCCTCAACCATTTTTAAGAACAAGAGAATTCTTATGGCAAGAAGGTCACACAGCTCATTTAACTGCTGAAGATGCTGAAGCCGAAGTCAtgcaaattcttgatttctATGCCGGAGTATATGAGGAACTTTTGGCCGTTCCAGTTGTCAAGGGTCGTAAGactgaaaaggaaaaattcGCTGGTGGTGATTTTACAACTACTTGTGAGGGTTACATTCCACAAACTGGTCGTGGTATTCAAGGTGCCACTTCTCATCATTTGGGAcagaacttttcaaaaatgttcaaCATCACTGTGGAAAATCCATTGGGTCCAGAACATCCAAAGGTTAACGTTTACCAAAATTCATGGGGTTTGTCTACCAGAGTCATTGGTGTGATGGTTATGATTCATTCGGATAACAAAGGTTTGGTGATTCCTCCAAGAGTTTCTCAACAACAAGCAGTTGTTATTCCTGTAGGTATCACGAAAAAGACTACTGATGCACAACGTAGTCATATTCATGAATCTGCGAAGGAAGTTGAAAGTCGTTTGAAGAAAGCTGGTATTAGAATCTTCGGTGACTATAACGATAATTACACTCCTGGTTGGAAGTTCTCACAATACGAATTGAAAGGTATCCCAATACGTATTGAAATTGGTCCAAAggatattgaaaagaaacaagtCGTTATTGTTCGTAGAAATGATTCCAACAAATATGTTGTtaatttggaagaattagAAAGGCGTGTCCCAGAAATTTTAGAAGAATTACAGAAAGATTTGTACTCTAAGGCAAAAGAATCATTCGATAGTCACAGAGTTATTGTGGAAGACTGGAAAGATTTCGTTCCTTCCCTCGGTAAGAAGAATGTCATTTTAGCACCATGGTGTGGTGAAACTGCATGTGAGGAAGATATCAAAGACTCTTCAGCCAAGAAAGATGATGGTGAAGAATACGAGCAGGACGAAAAGGCACCAAGTATGGGAGCTAAATCGTTATGTATTCCATTCGATCAGCCAAAATTAAGACCTGGTCAAAAATGTATCAAGTGCTCCCTTCTAGCTCGTTACTACTGTATGTTCGGTCGTTCATACTAA
- the YSC83 gene encoding Ysc83p (similar to Saccharomyces cerevisiae YSC83 (YHR017W); ancestral locus Anc_1.355), which yields MSSQDQDVIDKIFSTGYSLLASGNKVVSDAANKIIDNVSRIGTEAGNKRFEVKSVGTVGRSGRSPLDWVSRRKNGIFWGLGLTAMGMLLWWQVANLVKVPSSLPQHKKKCVLVLGDMRDPIIRSQVMDLYRRRFVVFVCPASVTKRSNYENQQEEDDFLRFIGPSSSSDLANFVEFVTKKGEDKCELASVLFMPNLSYYPTGEMSVGELNSEIQTNVSVYYTLLTKLLPHLTSKNTQLLLFNPSLSYNMSISHHSVEILISGLMQGVYRSLKNHKRVSTYMIHIGMLQVAAQPSNYKYLSIRGSNINDDMLLPVYRLIASHQGNWLLRLGNWIRTFGSLNRNVYCGKRSYISGLPFSEIIALLIN from the coding sequence ATGTCGTCGCAGGATCAGGATGTTATTGATAAGATTTTCAGCACTGGCTACTCGCTGTTGGCAAGTGGGAACAAAGTGGTATCGGACGCAGCGAATAAAATCATCGATAATGTCAGTAGAATTGGCACAGAAGCTGGAAATAAGAGATTCGAAGTGAAAAGTGTAGGTACTGTAGGTAGGAGTGGTAGGAGCCCCCTTGACTGGGTTTCaaggagaaaaaatggtattTTCTGGGGATTGGGACTGACAGCTATGGGGATGCTGTTGTGGTGGCAGGTTGCCAACTTGGTGAAGGTGCCCAGCAGCTTGCCACAACATAAAAAGAAATGTGTGTTGGTACTTGGGGACATGCGGGACCCCATCATAAGATCACAAGTGATGGATCTTTATAGAAGAAGATTTGTGGTGTTCGTTTGTCCTGCCAGTGTGACGAAAAGATCCAATTATGAAAACCAGCAGGAAGAGGATGACTTTTTGCGGTTTATTGGTCCATCCTCGAGTTCTGACCTAGCAAATTTTGTTGAGTTTGTCACCAAGAAGGGCGAGGACAAATGTGAATTGGCATCGGTACTCTTCATGCCTAATCTTTCTTACTATCCGACTGGGGAAATGTCTGTAGGTGAACTAAATTCtgaaattcaaacaaaTGTCTCAGTCTACTATACCCTTCTAACGAAACTACTACCACACCTAACTAGTAAAAACACACAGTTATTGCTCTTCAACCCTTCGTTATCGTATAACATGTCGATCAGTCATCACTCTGTGGAGATTTTAATATCCGGGCTAATGCAAGGTGTCTATCgttcattgaaaaatcacaaGAGAGTTTCCACGTATATGATACACATCGGAATGTTACAGGTAGCTGCGCAACCTTCTAATTACAAGTACCTGAGTATTCGGGGTTCAAATATCAACGACGACATGTTACTACCCGTTTACAGATTAATCGCATCCCATCAAGGCAATTGGTTGTTAAGATTAGGTAATTGGATCAGAACCTTTGGTTCATTGAATCGCAATGTATATTGTGGCAAAAGGAGCTACATTTCAGGTCTACCATTTTCAGAAATTATTGCTTTGCTAATAAATTGA
- the ARG4 gene encoding argininosuccinate lyase ARG4 (similar to Saccharomyces cerevisiae ARG4 (YHR018C); ancestral locus Anc_1.354): MSGSAQKLWGGRFTGKTDPLMHLYNASLPYDYKMYKADLEGTRVYTAGLQKLGLLTEDELSKIHQGLEEIKQEWDEDKFVRHADDEDIHTANERRLGELIGRNIAGKVHTGRSRNDQCVTDLRIYCRDIVNDKLLPFMKDLINVMILRAEKEIDILMPGYTHLQRAQPIRWSHWLSSYATYFTQDLQRLRQIVERLNQSPLGAGALAGHPYGINREYLAKELGFAGVIGNSLVAVSDRDFIVELMSWSTLFMNHISRFAEDMIIYSTAEFGFIKLSDAYSTGSSLMPQKKNADSLELLRGKSGRVFGDLAGFLMSLKGIPSTYDKDMQEDKEALFDCLTTVEHSILIATGVVSTLSVQKQKMEAALTMDMLATDLADYLVRKGVPFRETHHISGECVAKAENLGLDGIDKLTLEQYQEIDPRFSSNLFEIFNFEQSVERRDATGGTAKSAVLKQLDNLKTQI, from the coding sequence ATGTCTGGTAGTGCTCAAAAGCTATGGGGTGGTAGATTCACCGGTAAAACTGATCCTTTGATGCATTTATACAATGCATCTTTACCATATGATTACAAGATGTACAAGGCAGATCTGGAAGGGACAAGAGTTTATACTGCTGGATTACAAAAACTAGGTTTACTTACTGAAGATGAATTGTCCAAGATTCATCAAGGTCTAGAGGAAATCAAACAGGAATGGGATGAGGACAAGTTTGTTCGTCATGCtgacgatgaagatattCACACAGCCAACGAAAGGCGTTTGGGGGAATTGATTGGTCGCAATATTGCTGGAAAAGTTCATACCGGTAGATCGCGTAATGATCAATGTGTCACGGATTTGAGAATCTACTGTCGTGATATCGTCAATGACAAACTATTACCTTTCATGAAAGATTTAATCAATGTGATGATTTTGAGGGctgaaaaagagattgatattttgatgcCAGGATATACACATTTGCAAAGAGCTCAGCCAATTAGATGGTCCCACTGGCTTAGTTCATACGCCACTTATTTTACTCAGGACTTGCAGAGATTGCGtcaaattgttgaaagattAAATCAATCACCTCTTGGTGCCGGCGCTTTAGCAGGCCACCCATATGGCATAAATAGAGAATATTTGGCGAAAGAATTGGGCTTCGCTGGTGTCATTGGTAATTCTCTTGTTGCTGTTTCTGACAGAGATTTTATTGTTGAATTGATGTCTTGGAGCACATTGTTCATGAACCATATTTCTCGTTTTGCTGAAGATATGATTATCTATTCAACTGCAGAATTTGGTTTCATCAAGTTGAGCGATGCATATTCGACGGGCTCCTCTTTGATGCCgcaaaagaagaatgcAGATTCTTTGGAGTTATTGAGAGGTAAATCGGGTAGAGTCTTCGGTGACTTAGCAGgttttttgatgagtttgaAAGGTATTCCATCAACCTACGATAAGGATATGCAAGAGGATAAGGAAGCTTTGTTTGATTGTTTGACTACAGTTGAACATTCAATTCTAATTGCAACAGGTGTTGTTTCAACCCTATCTGttcaaaagcaaaaaatggAGGCAGCGCTTACGATGGATATGCTTGCGACTGATCTAGCTGATTACTTAGTTAGAAAAGGTGTTCCTTTCAGAGAAACCCATCATATTTCTGGTGAATGTGTTGCAAAAGCTGAAAACTTGGGTTTAGACGGTATTGATAAATTAACCTTGGaacaatatcaagaaatcgATCCTAGATTTTCTTCGAATTTATTCGAAATCTTTAATTTCGAACAGAGtgttgaaagaagagaCGCTACTGGTGGTACTGCCAAATCAGCAGTGCTAAAACAATTagataatttgaaaactcaAATTTAA